The following are encoded in a window of Vespula pensylvanica isolate Volc-1 chromosome 2, ASM1446617v1, whole genome shotgun sequence genomic DNA:
- the LOC122637855 gene encoding eukaryotic translation initiation factor 4E type 3-like isoform X3 gives MISEIKSSAHRVSKMAAVQCESKDDDSESDLSKSPVFSSKTVEAIEEHDNTGLPLQSSWTFWLDKAISGTTAEEYKANLKKIYTVNTVQSFWAVFNNIPNAAEIQAKIWQEVVLAAIGEQFAECVAEGDEVCGVTVSIRDREDLIQVFLFSFIWNVNAALASKATILQRVHVLLPEVNFLTEFYKAHQSHHAYGRC, from the exons ATGATttctgaaataaaatcaagTGCACATCGCGTTTCGAAGATGGCCGCGGTACAATGTGAATCGAAAGATGACGATTCCGAATCGGACTTGTCGAAATCACCGGTATTCTCTAGCAAAACCGTTGAAGCGATAGAAGAGCATGACAACACCGGACTACCTTTACAATCTTCCTGGACATTTTGGTTGGACAA AGCTATTTCTGGTACAACTGCCGAAGAATATAAAGCCAATTTAAAGAAGATTTATACTGTGAATACTGTACAAAGCTTTTGGGCAGTCTTCAATAACATACCAAATGCTGCTGAAATACAG GCAAAAATTTGGCAGGAAGTAGTACTTGCAGCGATTGGAGAGCAATTTGCTGAATGCGTGGCCGAAGGCGATGAAGTCTGCGGTGTAACGGTCTCTATCAGGGATAGAGAAGATCTGATACaagtatttctattttctttt attTGGAATGTAAATGCTGCCTTGGCGTCTAAAGCTACGATTCTACAAAGGGTTCACGTCCTTCTACCAGAAGTAAATTTTCTTACTGAATTTTATAAAG ctCATCAATCCCATCATGCGTA
- the LOC122637855 gene encoding eukaryotic translation initiation factor 4E type 3-like isoform X1 yields MISEIKSSAHRVSKMAAVQCESKDDDSESDLSKSPVFSSKTVEAIEEHDNTGLPLQSSWTFWLDKAISGTTAEEYKANLKKIYTVNTVQSFWAVFNNIPNAAEIQVRYSYHLMRDGRYPIWEEPINQKGGTWRLKCHKIDTAKIWQEVVLAAIGEQFAECVAEGDEVCGVTVSIRDREDLIQVFLFSFIWNVNAALASKATILQRVHVLLPEVNFLTEFYKAHQSHHAYGRC; encoded by the exons ATGATttctgaaataaaatcaagTGCACATCGCGTTTCGAAGATGGCCGCGGTACAATGTGAATCGAAAGATGACGATTCCGAATCGGACTTGTCGAAATCACCGGTATTCTCTAGCAAAACCGTTGAAGCGATAGAAGAGCATGACAACACCGGACTACCTTTACAATCTTCCTGGACATTTTGGTTGGACAA AGCTATTTCTGGTACAACTGCCGAAGAATATAAAGCCAATTTAAAGAAGATTTATACTGTGAATACTGTACAAAGCTTTTGGGCAGTCTTCAATAACATACCAAATGCTGCTGAAATACAG GTTAGATATAGTTACCATCTGATGAGAGATGGTAGATATCCTATATGGGAAGAACCTATCAATCAAAAAGGCGGAACATGGAGATTAAAATGTCATAAGATTGACACT GCAAAAATTTGGCAGGAAGTAGTACTTGCAGCGATTGGAGAGCAATTTGCTGAATGCGTGGCCGAAGGCGATGAAGTCTGCGGTGTAACGGTCTCTATCAGGGATAGAGAAGATCTGATACaagtatttctattttctttt attTGGAATGTAAATGCTGCCTTGGCGTCTAAAGCTACGATTCTACAAAGGGTTCACGTCCTTCTACCAGAAGTAAATTTTCTTACTGAATTTTATAAAG ctCATCAATCCCATCATGCGTA
- the LOC122637855 gene encoding eukaryotic translation initiation factor 4E type 3-like isoform X2, whose protein sequence is MISEIKSSAHRVSKMAAVQCESKDDDSESDLSKSPVFSSKTVEAIEEHDNTGLPLQSSWTFWLDKAISGTTAEEYKANLKKIYTVNTVQSFWAVFNNIPNAAEIQVRYSYHLMRDGRYPIWEEPINQKGGTWRLKCHKIDTAKIWQEVVLAAIGEQFAECVAEGDEVCGVTVSIRDREDLIQIWNVNAALASKATILQRVHVLLPEVNFLTEFYKAHQSHHAYGRC, encoded by the exons ATGATttctgaaataaaatcaagTGCACATCGCGTTTCGAAGATGGCCGCGGTACAATGTGAATCGAAAGATGACGATTCCGAATCGGACTTGTCGAAATCACCGGTATTCTCTAGCAAAACCGTTGAAGCGATAGAAGAGCATGACAACACCGGACTACCTTTACAATCTTCCTGGACATTTTGGTTGGACAA AGCTATTTCTGGTACAACTGCCGAAGAATATAAAGCCAATTTAAAGAAGATTTATACTGTGAATACTGTACAAAGCTTTTGGGCAGTCTTCAATAACATACCAAATGCTGCTGAAATACAG GTTAGATATAGTTACCATCTGATGAGAGATGGTAGATATCCTATATGGGAAGAACCTATCAATCAAAAAGGCGGAACATGGAGATTAAAATGTCATAAGATTGACACT GCAAAAATTTGGCAGGAAGTAGTACTTGCAGCGATTGGAGAGCAATTTGCTGAATGCGTGGCCGAAGGCGATGAAGTCTGCGGTGTAACGGTCTCTATCAGGGATAGAGAAGATCTGATACaa attTGGAATGTAAATGCTGCCTTGGCGTCTAAAGCTACGATTCTACAAAGGGTTCACGTCCTTCTACCAGAAGTAAATTTTCTTACTGAATTTTATAAAG ctCATCAATCCCATCATGCGTA
- the LOC122637855 gene encoding eukaryotic translation initiation factor 4E type 3-like isoform X4 has translation MISEIKSSAHRVSKMAAVQCESKDDDSESDLSKSPVFSSKTVEAIEEHDNTGLPLQSSWTFWLDKAISGTTAEEYKANLKKIYTVNTVQSFWAVFNNIPNAAEIQAKIWQEVVLAAIGEQFAECVAEGDEVCGVTVSIRDREDLIQIWNVNAALASKATILQRVHVLLPEVNFLTEFYKAHQSHHAYGRC, from the exons ATGATttctgaaataaaatcaagTGCACATCGCGTTTCGAAGATGGCCGCGGTACAATGTGAATCGAAAGATGACGATTCCGAATCGGACTTGTCGAAATCACCGGTATTCTCTAGCAAAACCGTTGAAGCGATAGAAGAGCATGACAACACCGGACTACCTTTACAATCTTCCTGGACATTTTGGTTGGACAA AGCTATTTCTGGTACAACTGCCGAAGAATATAAAGCCAATTTAAAGAAGATTTATACTGTGAATACTGTACAAAGCTTTTGGGCAGTCTTCAATAACATACCAAATGCTGCTGAAATACAG GCAAAAATTTGGCAGGAAGTAGTACTTGCAGCGATTGGAGAGCAATTTGCTGAATGCGTGGCCGAAGGCGATGAAGTCTGCGGTGTAACGGTCTCTATCAGGGATAGAGAAGATCTGATACaa attTGGAATGTAAATGCTGCCTTGGCGTCTAAAGCTACGATTCTACAAAGGGTTCACGTCCTTCTACCAGAAGTAAATTTTCTTACTGAATTTTATAAAG ctCATCAATCCCATCATGCGTA